In Aegilops tauschii subsp. strangulata cultivar AL8/78 chromosome 3, Aet v6.0, whole genome shotgun sequence, one genomic interval encodes:
- the LOC141020671 gene encoding uncharacterized protein: MAAVVQLCVGIYVLVYHISVADEHCGLLATFLLDEEYTFVGVDINNDKKKLKHVGLVVQNFVDIQNMWRVPDPVTIKPKYGLADYAGSIIHHSYNKMKDALTEDDHHIWAEAPLPLKSIYYASMDA; the protein is encoded by the coding sequence ATGGCGGCCGTGGTCCAATTATGTGTTGGCATCTACGTCCTCGTGTACCACATAAGCGTTGCTGATGAGCACTGCGGCCTGCTTGCCACCTTCCTGCTCGACGAGGAGTACACCTTTGTTGGGGTGGACATCAACAATGACAAGAAAAAACTCAAGCATGTTGGTCTGGTGGTACAAAACTTTGTGGATATCCAGAATATGTGGAGAGTGCCTGATCCAGTGACGATTAAGCCAAAGTATGGCTTGGCTGACTACGCTGGTTCCATCATCCACCACAGCTACAACAAGATGAAGGACGCTCTCACAGAAGATGACCACCATATATGGGCAGAAGCGCCCTTACCCTTGAAGAGCATCTATTATGCTTCCATGGACGCGTAA